In Bryobacteraceae bacterium, the following proteins share a genomic window:
- a CDS encoding CHAT domain-containing protein encodes MIEAARSRARSPWRERLMELECRVLLTDGEHARAAAMLNGERGRTDGPWISYLRGRLAQDRDSDLALAGKLFQEAAGRARGQDPELLIESLVKLAAVQDQSGKSTEAIALLREAVRESQSGDDFVRGVAEFNLGRVLERDGLRSDEAFRSLDRAAAYSERAGARLLESAARSNLGSAYRKVGEYDRALSELHAALAIQNGAKSPRMAVATISLIGYIHFQRGDLATSLEYLERGVSLARSLNLPLWMRDTSLNLADALRESGRLERAGQVLSETATVFDRYPQLAGREYLALSRGALELARGRAGEAIKLLENVQSADPVVEWEAQAGLAEAFDKLGGSAKARAHYEAALNIIERAQSSQGREEHRLSFLNQVMRFYRGYAALLVREGDEDAALEVEDSSRARSLAVSGESARSGTAAALRRGPPGVFYVAYWIAPDGSYARVLGAGMHRRVAIAAAPEELARLVRGWRTFLERDRGDPSHDPDPAGAELYHALVGPLGIPPGARVVLVPDAPLHGLSFETLPAGGGRLWIDDVTVSVAPALALLEGAPARAKPPSVLAIGDALAAGGEFPRLPAAAVEIDAVRRHFRNAVVKQGPEATPAAFEDAKPEAFSHIHFAAHAKANRESPLDSFVMLSPAGGRARLYARDVARRRLHADLVTLSACRSAGDRAYSGEGLVGLSWAFLRAGANHVIAGLWDVPDEPAARIMALLYDGIERGAAPANALRGAKLAFRAEAKGAERKPYAWAAFQVFDRTRPQR; translated from the coding sequence TTGATCGAGGCCGCGCGCAGCCGCGCTCGGTCACCGTGGCGCGAGCGCCTGATGGAGCTCGAGTGCCGGGTGCTGCTTACCGACGGCGAGCACGCGCGGGCGGCGGCGATGCTCAACGGGGAGCGGGGCCGCACAGACGGACCGTGGATTTCATACCTGCGCGGGCGGCTGGCGCAGGATCGCGATAGCGACCTCGCGTTAGCCGGGAAGTTGTTTCAGGAAGCGGCGGGCCGGGCGCGGGGGCAGGACCCGGAACTCCTCATCGAATCCCTCGTGAAGCTGGCAGCGGTTCAGGACCAGAGCGGCAAATCCACGGAGGCGATCGCGCTGCTGCGCGAGGCCGTGCGTGAATCGCAATCCGGAGACGACTTCGTCCGCGGCGTGGCCGAGTTCAACCTGGGGCGGGTTCTCGAGCGCGACGGACTGAGGAGCGACGAAGCCTTCCGGTCGCTCGACCGCGCAGCGGCATACTCCGAACGGGCAGGCGCGCGGCTGCTCGAGTCGGCGGCGCGCAGCAACCTGGGGTCGGCGTACCGGAAAGTCGGCGAGTATGACCGGGCTCTTTCGGAACTCCACGCGGCGCTGGCGATCCAGAACGGGGCTAAGTCGCCGAGAATGGCCGTGGCGACGATCAGCCTGATCGGCTATATCCATTTCCAACGCGGCGATCTTGCGACGTCGCTCGAATACCTGGAGCGCGGCGTGTCTCTGGCGCGGTCCCTGAACCTGCCGCTGTGGATGCGGGATACGTCGCTCAACCTGGCCGATGCCCTGCGCGAGTCCGGACGGCTGGAGCGGGCGGGGCAGGTGCTCAGCGAGACGGCAACGGTTTTTGACCGGTATCCGCAACTGGCCGGGCGAGAGTATCTGGCGTTGAGCCGCGGCGCGCTCGAACTGGCGCGGGGCAGGGCCGGGGAGGCGATCAAGCTGCTCGAGAACGTGCAAAGCGCGGACCCGGTGGTGGAGTGGGAGGCGCAGGCCGGTCTCGCGGAGGCATTCGACAAGCTGGGCGGCTCCGCCAAGGCCCGCGCCCACTACGAGGCCGCGCTCAACATCATTGAACGTGCGCAATCGAGCCAGGGGCGGGAAGAGCATCGTCTCTCGTTCCTGAACCAGGTGATGCGCTTCTATCGCGGCTACGCGGCGCTGCTGGTGCGGGAGGGCGACGAGGACGCGGCGCTGGAGGTGGAGGACTCGAGCCGGGCGCGGTCCCTGGCGGTTTCGGGCGAAAGCGCACGTTCCGGGACGGCGGCGGCGCTGCGGCGGGGACCGCCGGGTGTGTTCTACGTCGCGTATTGGATCGCGCCGGATGGATCCTACGCGCGGGTGCTCGGAGCGGGGATGCATCGAAGAGTGGCGATCGCGGCGGCCCCGGAGGAACTGGCGCGGCTGGTCCGGGGATGGAGGACGTTTCTCGAACGGGACCGCGGCGATCCTTCGCACGACCCCGATCCGGCCGGCGCGGAACTCTACCATGCGCTCGTGGGGCCGCTGGGGATCCCTCCCGGAGCGCGAGTGGTGCTGGTTCCGGACGCACCCCTGCATGGCCTGAGTTTCGAGACGCTGCCGGCGGGCGGCGGCCGGCTATGGATCGATGACGTCACGGTGTCGGTGGCGCCGGCCCTGGCGCTGCTCGAAGGAGCGCCGGCGCGTGCGAAGCCGCCAAGCGTGCTGGCGATCGGCGACGCGTTGGCGGCGGGCGGCGAGTTTCCGCGATTGCCGGCGGCGGCGGTGGAGATCGACGCGGTGCGCCGGCATTTCAGGAACGCCGTGGTGAAGCAGGGGCCCGAGGCCACGCCCGCGGCATTCGAGGATGCGAAGCCGGAGGCGTTCAGCCATATTCACTTCGCGGCGCATGCGAAGGCGAACCGGGAGTCACCGCTCGACTCATTCGTGATGCTGTCCCCGGCGGGCGGGCGGGCGCGGCTTTACGCGCGGGACGTGGCGCGGCGCCGGCTGCATGCGGACCTGGTGACGCTGTCGGCGTGCCGGTCCGCCGGAGACCGGGCGTATTCGGGCGAAGGGCTGGTCGGGCTGTCGTGGGCGTTTCTGCGCGCCGGGGCGAATCACGTGATCGCCGGATTGTGGGACGTGCCCGACGAGCCGGCGGCGCGCATCATGGCGTTGTTGTACGACGGCATCGAGCGGGGCGCGGCGCCTGCCAACGCGCTGCGCGGGGCGAAGCTCGCTTTCCGGGCGGAGGCGAAGGGAGCGGAGCGGAAGCCGTATGCATGGGCGGCGTTCCAGGTTTTCGATCGCACCCGGCCCCAACGATGA
- a CDS encoding zf-HC2 domain-containing protein yields the protein MDHQVAVDTMAAQRYLLGELGHSEREAFEAHFFDCVSCATEIRDTAVFVDNLKVVLREQPARAQQGSPSWWDSLAEWIPFRLAGPVPAMATLALACLAGYQRFVEIPAMRMAMAPRPSVTAIVDPLGVRAAGKTIAVPAGELYAVVPFSFDVPAGAASVRLDFYRGERTEADAAPIHSATIEVAADNAGTATYLSIPLPLEVFGEGGFTATASVRRGGAEGWSGPAERYQFQIVRR from the coding sequence ATGGATCACCAGGTAGCTGTCGATACTATGGCCGCCCAGCGATACCTGCTCGGAGAGCTGGGACATTCCGAGCGTGAAGCTTTCGAGGCCCACTTTTTCGATTGCGTCTCCTGCGCAACGGAGATCCGCGACACCGCAGTTTTTGTCGACAACTTGAAAGTCGTGCTGCGGGAGCAGCCGGCGCGGGCGCAGCAGGGGTCACCGAGCTGGTGGGACTCGCTGGCCGAGTGGATCCCGTTTCGTCTGGCCGGGCCGGTTCCGGCGATGGCGACGCTGGCGCTGGCGTGTCTGGCGGGCTATCAGCGGTTTGTTGAGATCCCGGCGATGAGGATGGCGATGGCGCCACGGCCGTCGGTGACGGCCATCGTGGATCCCCTGGGTGTTCGCGCGGCGGGGAAAACGATTGCTGTGCCGGCTGGGGAGTTATATGCCGTTGTGCCGTTCTCGTTTGACGTTCCGGCGGGGGCGGCGTCGGTGCGGCTCGATTTCTACCGGGGGGAACGAACCGAAGCCGACGCGGCGCCGATTCATAGCGCGACGATCGAAGTGGCGGCGGATAACGCCGGTACCGCCACCTACCTGTCGATACCGCTGCCGCTCGAGGTGTTTGGGGAAGGCGGGTTCACCGCGACCGCTTCGGTGCGTCGCGGCGGAGCGGAGGGCTGGTCGGGGCCGGCGGAGCGCTACCAATTCCAGATCGTGCGCCGTTGA
- a CDS encoding sigma-70 family RNA polymerase sigma factor, giving the protein MQWETFDQAYLERLIKGDNEVERHFSAYFGELLEVKLRGRVRSPQAREDLIQDTFLRTFRFLREKGGLDHPERLGAFVNTVCQNILLEHYRGASRISELPEHLSDPPDTAEDSESRLVSKERKEKVRQVLAELPEKDQNILRSIFLEERDKDEICREMNVDRDYLRVLLHRAKARFRDHFTKGKAAAAALLSF; this is encoded by the coding sequence ATGCAATGGGAAACCTTCGATCAGGCCTATCTGGAGAGGCTGATCAAGGGGGACAACGAAGTAGAACGTCACTTTTCGGCATACTTCGGAGAATTGCTGGAAGTGAAGCTGCGGGGACGTGTGCGCAGTCCCCAGGCGCGAGAGGATTTGATCCAGGATACGTTCCTGAGAACGTTTCGATTTCTGCGGGAAAAAGGCGGCCTGGATCATCCGGAGCGGCTCGGGGCGTTCGTGAACACGGTGTGTCAGAACATCCTGCTTGAGCACTATCGCGGAGCCAGTAGAATCAGCGAGTTACCGGAGCACTTGAGCGATCCGCCGGACACGGCCGAAGACAGCGAGTCGCGGCTGGTGAGCAAGGAACGGAAAGAGAAAGTCCGTCAGGTCCTCGCGGAACTACCGGAAAAGGACCAGAATATCCTCCGGTCGATTTTCCTCGAAGAGCGCGACAAGGATGAAATTTGCCGCGAGATGAACGTCGATCGCGACTACCTTCGGGTTTTGTTGCACCGGGCGAAAGCGCGGTTTCGGGATCATTTCACGAAAGGGAAGGCGGCGGCGGCGGCGCTGTTGAGCTTCTAG
- a CDS encoding SBBP repeat-containing protein, producing MYRLLPTLAACVAAFAPVALATRSSANRQQPAEAGSRLLERLPLRFEPNQGQLPPEVRFATRSSQRMLFLTEQEAIVPLEHGALKIQAVSGNPKPEIEGVRPFGSTSTYIRGNDRRRWQSDVPHYAGVRYREIYPGIDLLYRGQGRQVEYDFYVAPGANPGKIRLRFSGADKIWIDKAGSLHVKAGGEELRQPVPFAFQDDSDREGSRVAASYRIVGKREVAFEIGKYDRSRELVIDPVLIATYFGGDSIDTATNVVTDSSGAVWVTGYSSSPALPVTGLPYAEERGGNLDIFIAKFNPTLTGGSSLQYATYFGGDGEDRPTALALDPQGYLLIAGYTTSTNFPLAGDNQTTLGGDRDAFLVRFSTTDRGTDGLWYSTYFGADARDVALAVAGGPNGRAYIAGYTTQVEDFPLTGDPLQSSNRGGYDAFLVEIETLATSDARQYVTFLGGSSTDVATGLALDSQGRVWMSGYTMSNDFPVTSGAYREDFAGRGDVFAVRIDRSKPGLDALDYGTFIGGSDSDVANALLIDSNDRLHLTGYTFSKDFPVTAGAHRTDYAGATDAFYLRFDPAANDIGYATYLGGGSTDVGYSMALDASGKVAVTGYTHSPDFPIVGGALQPTFGGASDAFVAVLDPAAPAVSSLVYSSYIGGSTLEAGNQIALDSEGNVYVAGSTTSRMFATSPSVFQPDIAGLTDAFVVRLNLCADEAACREQGLLFNRECQEEKSVLSKFTAGDGACIADGNGTFVCSRTVCATTPKK from the coding sequence ATGTATCGCCTTTTACCGACCCTCGCCGCCTGCGTGGCCGCGTTCGCTCCCGTAGCGCTCGCCACCCGCAGTTCCGCCAACCGCCAGCAGCCCGCCGAAGCCGGATCCCGGCTCCTGGAGCGCCTGCCGCTTCGGTTTGAGCCCAATCAGGGCCAGCTCCCGCCCGAAGTCCGCTTTGCCACACGATCCTCTCAACGGATGCTCTTCCTCACCGAGCAGGAAGCTATTGTTCCACTGGAGCACGGCGCCCTGAAGATCCAGGCGGTTTCCGGCAATCCCAAACCCGAGATCGAAGGCGTCCGCCCGTTCGGCTCCACGTCCACCTATATCCGCGGCAATGACCGCCGCCGCTGGCAGTCCGACGTGCCCCACTACGCCGGTGTCCGCTACCGCGAGATCTATCCCGGCATCGATCTGCTCTATCGCGGCCAGGGCCGCCAGGTCGAATACGACTTCTACGTCGCGCCCGGAGCCAATCCCGGCAAGATCCGCCTCCGTTTCTCCGGCGCCGACAAGATTTGGATCGATAAAGCCGGCTCCCTGCATGTCAAGGCAGGCGGCGAGGAACTGCGTCAGCCTGTTCCGTTCGCCTTCCAGGACGACTCGGACCGCGAAGGATCCCGCGTCGCGGCATCCTACCGGATCGTCGGCAAGCGCGAAGTCGCCTTCGAAATCGGCAAATACGACCGCTCGCGCGAACTGGTCATCGACCCTGTTCTCATCGCCACCTACTTCGGCGGCGACAGCATCGACACCGCCACTAACGTCGTCACTGATTCGAGCGGCGCCGTATGGGTCACCGGCTACAGTTCATCCCCGGCGCTGCCGGTCACAGGACTCCCCTACGCCGAGGAGCGCGGCGGGAACCTCGACATCTTCATCGCCAAGTTCAACCCGACCCTCACCGGCGGTTCGTCCCTGCAATACGCCACCTACTTCGGCGGCGACGGCGAAGATCGCCCCACGGCCCTCGCGCTCGATCCGCAAGGATACCTCCTGATCGCCGGCTACACCACCTCCACGAATTTCCCGCTCGCCGGCGACAACCAGACCACGCTCGGCGGCGATCGCGACGCGTTCCTGGTGCGGTTCAGCACCACCGACCGAGGCACCGACGGCCTCTGGTACTCGACCTACTTTGGCGCCGACGCCCGCGACGTGGCCCTCGCCGTCGCCGGCGGTCCCAACGGGCGCGCCTATATCGCCGGCTACACCACCCAGGTCGAAGACTTCCCTCTGACCGGCGATCCGCTCCAGTCCTCGAATCGCGGCGGCTACGATGCGTTCCTCGTCGAGATCGAAACGCTCGCCACCTCCGATGCCCGCCAGTATGTCACCTTCCTCGGCGGCAGCAGCACCGATGTCGCCACCGGGCTCGCCCTCGACAGCCAGGGCCGCGTCTGGATGAGCGGCTACACCATGTCCAACGACTTTCCGGTCACCAGTGGCGCCTATCGCGAGGACTTCGCCGGACGCGGCGACGTCTTCGCGGTTCGCATCGACCGCTCCAAGCCCGGCCTCGACGCCCTCGACTACGGCACGTTCATCGGCGGCAGCGACTCCGACGTCGCAAACGCGCTCCTCATCGACAGCAACGACCGCCTCCATCTCACCGGGTACACGTTTTCCAAGGACTTCCCCGTCACCGCGGGCGCCCACCGCACTGACTACGCCGGCGCCACCGACGCCTTCTACCTGCGCTTCGATCCAGCCGCCAACGACATCGGCTACGCCACCTACCTCGGCGGCGGCAGCACCGACGTCGGCTACTCCATGGCTCTCGATGCCAGCGGCAAGGTGGCCGTCACCGGCTACACCCATTCGCCCGACTTTCCCATCGTAGGCGGCGCTCTGCAGCCCACCTTCGGCGGCGCCTCCGACGCCTTCGTCGCCGTCCTCGATCCGGCCGCCCCGGCCGTATCTTCGCTCGTTTACTCGAGCTACATTGGCGGCTCGACGCTCGAGGCCGGCAACCAGATCGCCCTCGACTCCGAAGGCAACGTCTACGTCGCCGGCTCCACCACCTCGCGGATGTTCGCCACCAGCCCATCCGTGTTCCAGCCCGACATCGCCGGCCTCACCGACGCGTTTGTCGTCCGCCTGAACCTCTGCGCCGACGAGGCCGCCTGCCGCGAACAGGGCCTGCTTTTCAACCGCGAATGTCAGGAAGAAAAGAGCGTCCTGTCGAAGTTCACCGCCGGCGACGGCGCCTGTATCGCCGACGGGAACGGAACCTTTGTTTGTTCCCGCACCGTCTGCGCCACAACACCGAAGAAATAG
- a CDS encoding FAD-dependent thymidylate synthase, which produces MSESQPRVFTVAGVPPEACAYALARYSRSPDSIVDSIAWVRSHDSAKFLESFYFQYGHASIADLGHLVLCLEGISELAATEAEDEPLWDGQARSSRYQDFGKQGVVVPPEFSPEQAKNYRQAAAQLLEAYRATHDAVFAYLEERLPRPESMKPDAYRRNLTARAFDVARYFLPFGIPTGVGQVTSIRTLERQIRRLKVSEYAEIRELGAEMAAACAAPPACAWNESAAVQPVAPTLARYVDGDAHLAAARDSLRQWAGQNLPAPASHAVDDVDLVKPAETEADIAATLLYPATDRPFRELYDWACSAPAAVRREVIDLALQSRTRHDEILREFRGNLYAYDIVMDIGAYRDLHRHRRCQQYRQAYSGALGYSTPGTVHDCGRTAGYDSAMKAAFDAFRALPGPGSHYLLPFAARGRFLFKMDFAEAEYIARLRSGVKGHFSYREVAWKMKVKMEELEPSLGRLIEATPPWVEDPLRR; this is translated from the coding sequence GTGTCCGAAAGCCAACCTCGCGTTTTCACCGTCGCCGGCGTGCCGCCGGAGGCATGCGCTTATGCGCTGGCCCGGTACAGCCGGTCGCCGGACTCGATTGTCGACTCCATCGCCTGGGTTCGTTCCCACGATTCGGCGAAGTTTCTCGAGAGCTTCTACTTCCAGTACGGCCACGCCTCGATCGCCGATCTCGGCCACCTCGTGCTGTGCCTGGAGGGGATTTCCGAACTGGCCGCCACCGAGGCCGAAGACGAGCCGCTTTGGGACGGGCAGGCGCGGTCGTCGCGGTATCAGGATTTCGGCAAGCAAGGCGTCGTTGTCCCGCCTGAATTCAGCCCCGAACAGGCAAAGAATTACCGTCAGGCGGCGGCGCAACTGCTCGAAGCATACCGCGCCACGCACGACGCCGTTTTCGCGTATCTCGAGGAGCGGCTGCCCCGGCCCGAGTCAATGAAACCAGACGCTTACCGGCGGAACCTGACGGCGCGGGCGTTCGACGTGGCGCGTTACTTCCTGCCGTTCGGGATTCCGACGGGCGTGGGGCAGGTAACCAGCATTCGCACGCTCGAACGGCAAATCCGGCGCCTGAAAGTCTCCGAATACGCGGAAATTCGCGAACTGGGGGCCGAGATGGCCGCGGCCTGCGCGGCTCCCCCGGCCTGCGCGTGGAATGAATCGGCGGCCGTGCAGCCGGTGGCGCCGACGCTTGCGCGCTATGTCGACGGCGACGCCCATCTGGCCGCGGCTCGGGACTCGCTCCGCCAGTGGGCGGGGCAGAATCTGCCCGCGCCGGCGAGCCATGCCGTGGACGACGTGGATCTCGTGAAGCCGGCCGAAACGGAGGCCGACATCGCCGCCACGCTGCTCTACCCGGCCACGGACCGGCCCTTTCGGGAACTCTACGACTGGGCGTGTTCGGCGCCGGCGGCGGTGCGGCGCGAAGTGATCGACCTGGCGCTTCAATCCCGTACGCGACACGATGAAATTCTTCGCGAATTCCGGGGAAATCTGTACGCCTACGACATCGTGATGGACATCGGCGCCTATCGCGATCTGCACCGCCATCGCCGGTGCCAGCAGTACCGGCAGGCGTATTCAGGGGCGCTCGGATACTCGACGCCGGGGACCGTCCACGACTGCGGCCGCACCGCCGGGTACGACTCGGCCATGAAGGCGGCCTTCGATGCCTTCCGCGCGCTGCCGGGGCCAGGGTCGCACTACCTGCTGCCGTTCGCGGCTCGTGGGCGGTTCCTCTTCAAGATGGACTTCGCGGAAGCCGAGTACATCGCGCGGCTTCGTTCCGGCGTGAAGGGTCACTTCTCGTACCGCGAAGTGGCCTGGAAGATGAAGGTGAAGATGGAGGAACTCGAGCCGTCGCTGGGCCGTTTGATCGAAGCTACCCCACCGTGGGTGGAGGATCCGCTACGGCGATAA
- a CDS encoding OmpA family protein, which yields MPNLIESLMGMVDASTLSSIAGTLGESEGAVAGGLKSAGASMLGAIGQRSGDTGFLNSILGLLGNPALAGGAASLLGGGSNAAVSSLGSQFLGLLFGGQQSGVTAAIAQAAGLRGASASNLLAIAAPLVMSFLGGKAKAEGLGAAGLGRLLAAELPNLQGLIPAGVLSMAMPSLPSMQAPEVPANRGWLLPLLLIAAAGLGLLWYLNQGAEPMKEAAHEAAHSASTAAHEAASSAASTVNAAWAALGEFFKRKLPNGIELSIPQLGVENKLVDFIESSAPVDRTTWFDFDRLLFDTGKATLQPESQEQLKNVAEILKAFPNVNIKIGGYTDNTGNPAANMQLSAARAATVMNELAGMGIDKARLESEGYGEEHPVAPNDTEEGRQKNRRVSMRVTKK from the coding sequence ATGCCCAACCTTATCGAATCGCTCATGGGTATGGTGGACGCCAGCACCCTTTCCTCGATCGCCGGCACGCTCGGTGAATCGGAGGGAGCGGTGGCGGGCGGACTGAAGTCCGCCGGCGCGTCCATGCTCGGGGCCATCGGCCAGCGGTCCGGGGACACCGGCTTTCTCAACTCGATTCTGGGGTTGCTTGGCAACCCGGCATTGGCTGGGGGCGCAGCCTCTTTGCTCGGCGGCGGTTCGAACGCGGCGGTTTCCTCGCTTGGCTCGCAGTTTCTCGGGCTGCTCTTCGGCGGCCAGCAATCGGGTGTGACAGCCGCGATTGCGCAGGCGGCGGGGCTGCGTGGGGCGTCCGCCTCGAACCTCCTCGCGATTGCGGCGCCGTTGGTGATGAGTTTCCTTGGCGGCAAGGCGAAGGCGGAAGGCCTTGGAGCGGCGGGACTCGGGCGGCTACTCGCCGCCGAACTGCCCAACCTGCAGGGACTGATCCCGGCGGGTGTGTTGTCAATGGCCATGCCGTCGCTGCCGTCGATGCAGGCTCCGGAGGTTCCGGCGAACCGCGGCTGGCTGTTGCCGCTGTTGCTGATCGCCGCCGCGGGTTTGGGTCTGCTCTGGTACCTCAATCAGGGCGCCGAACCGATGAAGGAAGCCGCGCACGAGGCGGCGCACTCGGCGTCGACGGCGGCGCACGAGGCCGCGTCGTCGGCCGCGAGCACGGTGAACGCGGCGTGGGCCGCCCTGGGCGAATTCTTCAAACGGAAGCTCCCGAACGGAATCGAACTGAGCATTCCCCAGCTCGGCGTGGAGAACAAGCTGGTCGACTTTATCGAGTCTTCGGCGCCGGTGGACAGGACCACGTGGTTCGACTTTGACCGGCTGCTGTTCGACACCGGCAAGGCCACTCTCCAGCCGGAGTCCCAGGAGCAGTTGAAGAACGTCGCCGAGATTCTGAAGGCGTTTCCGAACGTGAATATCAAGATCGGCGGCTATACGGACAACACGGGCAACCCGGCGGCGAACATGCAGCTCTCGGCGGCCCGCGCGGCGACGGTGATGAACGAACTGGCCGGGATGGGGATCGACAAGGCGCGGCTCGAGTCGGAAGGCTACGGCGAGGAGCATCCGGTGGCGCCGAACGACACCGAAGAAGGACGCCAGAAGAACCGGCGCGTTTCGATGCGCGTCACGAAGAAGTAG
- a CDS encoding Bax inhibitor-1 family protein — MNYSAASVTDRLFGSTPLSVRQSSVIRQAYLLLGLAVVSAMAGGYIGATTPAIVGFFASPIGWVAAMILLNVVPWIAIRVRHNPALGVSALVFDGFLGGIALSPLLFYASVAAPGMIPIALAVTGAVFLGVTGYVLASGRTFSAPRGLMAGMFFAVLAAMILNAFLHIGWLGVAVAIGIGAIGVASLVYGTSSVLNSPDADSPIPGALWLYASLFNIFVAVLNLLLRLLADRR; from the coding sequence ATGAACTACTCCGCTGCTTCCGTCACCGATCGTCTGTTCGGATCCACGCCGCTCTCCGTACGGCAAAGCTCAGTCATCCGGCAGGCATACCTGTTGCTCGGCCTCGCCGTTGTCTCGGCGATGGCGGGCGGATACATCGGCGCGACAACGCCGGCGATTGTCGGCTTCTTCGCGTCGCCCATCGGCTGGGTGGCGGCGATGATTCTGCTGAACGTGGTGCCGTGGATCGCCATTCGCGTCCGGCACAATCCGGCGCTCGGCGTTTCGGCGCTGGTATTCGACGGCTTCCTCGGCGGCATCGCCCTTTCGCCGTTGCTGTTCTACGCGTCGGTGGCGGCTCCGGGCATGATCCCGATCGCGCTGGCGGTCACCGGGGCGGTGTTTCTCGGCGTCACCGGGTACGTGCTGGCTTCGGGACGGACGTTCTCGGCGCCGCGCGGGTTGATGGCAGGGATGTTCTTCGCGGTGCTGGCGGCCATGATCCTGAACGCGTTCCTGCATATCGGCTGGCTTGGAGTGGCGGTGGCGATCGGAATCGGCGCCATCGGCGTGGCGTCTTTGGTGTACGGCACGAGCTCGGTATTGAACTCGCCTGACGCCGACAGCCCCATCCCCGGAGCGCTATGGCTCTACGCAAGCCTCTTCAACATTTTCGTGGCTGTTCTCAACCTGCTCCTCCGCCTCTTGGCGGATCGCCGGTAA
- a CDS encoding M20/M25/M40 family metallo-hydrolase encodes MFLLVLLAPLLAFAQAQSPAVGRALSHIQARHEATLDFQVRVAEIPAPTFHESERAKFMADAFRRIGLKDVEIDAKGNVLGWRPGRRRDALLLAAHLDISFAPGVDTRVRKEGGRWHGPGLADDSRGLAALVAIAEALDHAGIETEHTIAFVANVGEEGLGDLGGVRYLFGEGPHKSRFKAFISIDGTNPGRIVNGGTGVKRYRVTARGPGGHSYGNFGRPSPIHALGRVVAALSAFEVPREPRTTYNVGRMGGGTAVNAIAEEAWIEVDLRSEGPSELDRLEVRFLESVRVAVEAENAQRKGSGKSIDAETKLVSNRPAGTTPESAALVKAALAASKATGHAPSLVFSSTDSNIPISLGIPAVTLGGGGRSDNAHSLEEWFEPAGAWKGPQTVLLTILHWDAAN; translated from the coding sequence ATGTTCTTACTCGTTCTGCTAGCACCCTTGCTCGCCTTCGCGCAGGCACAATCGCCCGCCGTCGGACGCGCGCTCAGCCACATCCAGGCGCGGCACGAAGCCACGCTCGACTTCCAGGTTCGGGTCGCCGAGATCCCCGCGCCGACGTTTCACGAATCCGAGCGCGCCAAGTTCATGGCGGATGCCTTCCGGCGGATCGGCCTCAAGGACGTGGAGATCGACGCGAAGGGGAATGTGCTCGGCTGGCGGCCGGGCCGGCGGCGCGATGCTTTGCTGCTAGCGGCGCACCTCGATATTTCGTTCGCGCCGGGTGTCGACACGCGAGTCCGCAAGGAAGGCGGGCGATGGCACGGTCCAGGGCTTGCCGACGACTCGCGCGGGCTGGCGGCGCTGGTGGCCATCGCCGAAGCGCTGGACCATGCGGGGATCGAGACCGAGCACACCATCGCCTTCGTGGCCAATGTCGGTGAGGAAGGGCTCGGCGATCTCGGCGGCGTCCGCTATCTGTTCGGTGAGGGTCCGCACAAGTCGCGATTCAAAGCATTCATTTCGATCGATGGAACGAACCCGGGGCGGATCGTCAACGGCGGCACTGGCGTGAAGCGCTACCGGGTGACGGCGCGTGGGCCGGGTGGGCACAGCTACGGCAACTTCGGGCGCCCGTCGCCGATTCATGCGTTGGGCCGCGTCGTTGCCGCGCTATCCGCATTCGAGGTTCCGCGCGAGCCGAGGACCACGTACAACGTCGGCCGGATGGGCGGTGGAACGGCGGTGAACGCGATCGCCGAGGAGGCCTGGATCGAAGTGGACCTGCGGTCCGAGGGTCCGTCGGAACTCGACCGGCTGGAAGTGCGCTTCCTCGAGTCGGTGCGGGTGGCCGTCGAGGCGGAGAATGCGCAGCGGAAGGGGTCCGGGAAGTCGATCGATGCGGAGACGAAACTCGTGAGCAACCGTCCCGCCGGCACGACTCCGGAATCGGCCGCGCTGGTGAAGGCGGCGCTGGCGGCGTCGAAAGCCACCGGCCACGCACCGTCGCTGGTGTTTTCGAGCACGGATTCGAATATCCCCATCAGCCTGGGAATTCCGGCGGTTACGCTTGGAGGAGGCGGCCGCAGTGACAACGCGCACTCGCTCGAGGAGTGGTTCGAGCCCGCCGGGGCCTGGAAGGGACCGCAGACCGTTCTGCTCACCATATTGCACTGGGACGCGGCGAACTAA
- a CDS encoding molecular chaperone TorD family protein, translating into MNSPGGAFYASVGKAFLVPEPGHESEYVRLFLSPAGAPCPPWQSVYGPAHQLLGPEHHSALDWYRRYGVEPAAATEPADHAGLLLLFYAQLLENEVPAGERDRFRRQHLAWIPEWCGSVARETADPLFQTLARSTAEALALSD; encoded by the coding sequence GTGAACTCGCCCGGCGGCGCATTCTACGCTTCCGTGGGTAAGGCGTTCCTGGTACCGGAACCGGGCCACGAATCGGAGTACGTGCGCCTGTTTTTGAGTCCGGCGGGGGCGCCTTGCCCGCCATGGCAATCGGTGTACGGCCCGGCGCATCAACTGCTCGGGCCGGAACACCATTCAGCGCTCGACTGGTACCGGCGGTACGGCGTTGAACCGGCCGCCGCGACGGAGCCTGCCGACCACGCGGGTCTTCTGCTGCTGTTCTATGCGCAGTTGCTCGAGAACGAGGTTCCCGCCGGCGAGCGCGACCGCTTTCGACGTCAGCATCTGGCGTGGATTCCGGAGTGGTGCGGGAGCGTCGCGCGGGAAACCGCCGATCCCTTGTTCCAGACGCTAGCTCGTAGCACGGCCGAAGCGCTCGCGCTTTCGGACTAG